In Deinococcus sp. QL22, the following are encoded in one genomic region:
- a CDS encoding Crp/Fnr family transcriptional regulator has product MNYPSLVWHLKRTELFADLELTELERVAATTPYRSYQPGEVIYRMDDPSDALYFVRSGLVKISKLFPNGKEAILSVIGQHDTFGELLLQADERRPTQAEALERTTLIVLPRGELQKLLNSKPELAMKLIRLMAARLFEAQSWTAAVSAYSAPERVASLLYRLAREFGRPHAQGVELALKLNQEDIARMVGATRETVSHSLGKLKQEGAIMRARTPIIVRMEALKRYLEQSN; this is encoded by the coding sequence ATGAACTACCCAAGCCTTGTTTGGCACCTCAAGCGCACCGAGCTGTTTGCTGATCTTGAGCTGACCGAACTGGAGCGCGTGGCTGCCACGACGCCCTACCGTTCTTATCAGCCGGGTGAAGTGATTTACCGCATGGACGACCCTTCCGACGCGCTGTATTTCGTTCGCAGCGGCCTCGTGAAAATCAGCAAGCTGTTTCCGAACGGCAAGGAGGCCATTCTCAGCGTTATTGGGCAACACGACACCTTTGGGGAATTGTTGTTGCAAGCCGATGAACGCCGCCCCACACAGGCCGAAGCCCTAGAGCGCACCACCCTGATCGTGCTGCCGCGCGGTGAACTGCAAAAGCTGCTGAACAGCAAGCCCGAACTTGCCATGAAGCTGATTCGCCTGATGGCTGCCCGCTTGTTTGAAGCCCAAAGCTGGACGGCTGCCGTGAGTGCCTACAGCGCCCCTGAGCGTGTGGCGAGCCTGCTGTACCGCTTGGCCCGCGAATTTGGTCGCCCACACGCACAGGGCGTGGAACTGGCCCTCAAGTTGAACCAGGAAGACATTGCCCGCATGGTCGGGGCCACCCGCGAAACCGTCAGCCATAGCCTCGGTAAACTCAAGCAGGAAGGCGCGATTATGCGGGCTAGAACTCCGATCATCGTCAGGATGGAAGCCCTGAAACGGTACCTCGAACAAAGCAACTGA
- a CDS encoding acyl-CoA dehydrogenase C-terminal domain-containing protein, giving the protein MPVYKAPLRDVKFLMHELLDAPAQLAKMPFYAENDTADGDLMNQVLEEAARFVEGELLPLNAVGDQEGCVRHDDGSVTTPTGFKAAYNKYRAAGWTALDADPAFGGQGMPHLISNVLVEMMNSTNVAWSMYPGLSHGAYSALHAVGSEELKAIYLPKIVSGEWTGTMCLTEPHAGTDLGIIRTKATTNADGSYAISGTKIFISAGEHDLTPNIVHLVLARLEGSPEGTKGISLFLVPKFLVNDDGSIGERNGVVCGSIEHKMGIHGNATALLNFDGATGYLVGEINKGMNHMFIMMNAARLGTGLQGLGIGETAYQNALAYAKDRTQMRHEPRVNPAENADPIIVHPDVRRMLLTGKAYTEAGRAMAMWLALSIDTEHHHPDEAARKEAADLVALLTPIAKAFMTDNGFNIAVQSQQVFGGHGYIREWGMEQYVRDARIGQIYEGTNGIQSLDLLGRKVLMDGGKKLQKLATILQTFIDENEGDDDLAPMLDPLSKAANQLGSLTMVVGQKAMSGPEGADEVNAVAVDYLRFFGHVVYGYLWARMAKIAHAKIAAGQDRDGFYLAKVQTAKFYFAKLFPETKALAATIKAGNESLAVDDRMFGLERALVGA; this is encoded by the coding sequence ATGCCTGTATACAAAGCCCCCCTGCGTGACGTGAAATTCCTGATGCACGAACTGCTAGACGCTCCGGCACAACTGGCGAAGATGCCTTTTTATGCCGAGAACGACACCGCCGACGGCGACCTGATGAACCAGGTGCTGGAGGAGGCCGCCCGCTTTGTGGAAGGCGAATTGTTGCCCCTGAACGCGGTGGGCGACCAGGAAGGTTGCGTGCGCCACGACGACGGCAGCGTGACTACCCCCACCGGATTCAAGGCCGCCTACAACAAGTACCGCGCCGCAGGCTGGACGGCGCTGGACGCCGACCCCGCATTTGGCGGTCAGGGCATGCCGCACCTGATCAGCAACGTACTGGTCGAAATGATGAACTCCACCAACGTGGCCTGGAGCATGTATCCCGGCCTGAGTCACGGCGCATATTCGGCACTGCACGCGGTAGGCAGCGAAGAACTGAAGGCCATTTATCTGCCCAAAATCGTGAGCGGCGAATGGACGGGAACCATGTGTCTGACGGAACCACACGCCGGAACCGATCTGGGGATCATTCGCACCAAGGCTACCACCAACGCCGACGGCAGTTACGCCATCAGCGGCACCAAAATCTTTATCAGCGCGGGCGAGCATGACCTGACGCCCAACATCGTGCATCTGGTGCTGGCCCGTTTGGAAGGCAGTCCGGAAGGCACCAAAGGCATTTCTCTGTTCCTGGTGCCCAAGTTCCTGGTGAACGACGACGGCAGCATCGGCGAGCGCAACGGCGTCGTGTGCGGTTCTATCGAGCACAAGATGGGCATTCACGGCAACGCCACCGCCCTGCTGAACTTTGACGGCGCGACTGGCTACCTCGTGGGCGAGATCAACAAGGGCATGAACCACATGTTCATCATGATGAACGCGGCCCGCCTGGGTACGGGGTTGCAGGGCCTCGGTATTGGCGAAACTGCCTACCAGAACGCCTTGGCCTACGCCAAAGACCGCACCCAGATGCGCCACGAACCCCGCGTGAACCCCGCCGAAAATGCCGATCCGATCATCGTGCACCCCGACGTGCGCCGCATGCTGTTGACGGGCAAGGCCTACACCGAAGCGGGCCGTGCTATGGCGATGTGGCTGGCCCTCAGCATCGACACCGAGCATCATCACCCCGACGAGGCCGCCCGCAAGGAAGCCGCCGATCTGGTGGCCCTGCTGACGCCGATTGCCAAAGCCTTCATGACCGACAACGGCTTTAATATCGCCGTGCAGAGCCAGCAGGTGTTCGGCGGTCACGGCTACATCCGTGAATGGGGTATGGAGCAGTACGTCCGTGACGCCCGAATCGGCCAGATTTACGAGGGCACCAACGGCATCCAGAGCCTTGACCTGCTGGGCCGCAAGGTGCTGATGGACGGCGGCAAGAAGCTGCAAAAGCTGGCGACCATCCTGCAAACGTTTATCGACGAAAACGAGGGCGACGACGACCTTGCCCCCATGCTCGATCCTCTGAGCAAGGCCGCCAACCAACTGGGCAGCCTAACCATGGTTGTGGGCCAGAAGGCCATGAGCGGCCCGGAAGGTGCCGACGAAGTGAACGCGGTGGCAGTGGATTACCTGCGCTTTTTCGGGCACGTGGTGTACGGCTACCTGTGGGCGCGCATGGCGAAAATTGCCCACGCCAAGATTGCCGCTGGGCAAGATCGCGACGGCTTTTACCTCGCCAAAGTGCAGACCGCCAAGTTCTACTTTGCCAAGCTGTTCCCCGAAACCAAGGCGCTGGCCGCCACCATCAAGGCCGGAAACGAAAGCCTTGCTGTGGATGACCGCATGTTCGGGCTGGAACGGGCACTGGTCGGCGCTTAA
- a CDS encoding deoxynucleoside kinase yields the protein MYLVIEGPIGVGKTSLAGRLAARYGADLNLEIVEENPFLARFYEDPAAYSFQVQVFFLLSRFKQLSTLSQPGLWSGNVVSDYLFAKDFIFAAMNLKDAEFSLYEDLYSHLSPRLPTPDLVVYLRADTDLLLRRIEQRGRPFERDMQAAYLADLTGRYDEYFRTYPHPLLTVDASGYDFVGKEADEQAIVEQIEAALAAASAAD from the coding sequence ATGTACTTGGTCATAGAAGGCCCCATCGGGGTGGGAAAAACCAGCCTCGCGGGGCGACTGGCTGCCCGTTACGGCGCAGACCTGAATCTGGAAATCGTAGAAGAGAATCCGTTCCTGGCGCGGTTTTACGAAGACCCCGCTGCCTACTCCTTTCAGGTGCAGGTGTTCTTTTTGCTTTCGCGCTTCAAGCAACTCAGCACCCTGTCTCAGCCGGGCCTCTGGAGCGGCAACGTGGTTAGCGATTACCTGTTCGCCAAAGATTTTATTTTTGCGGCCATGAATCTCAAAGACGCCGAATTTTCCCTGTACGAAGACCTGTATTCCCACCTGTCGCCGCGCCTGCCTACGCCCGATCTGGTGGTGTACCTGCGGGCCGATACCGACCTGCTGCTGCGGCGTATAGAACAGCGTGGGCGGCCCTTCGAGCGCGATATGCAGGCCGCGTATCTGGCCGACCTGACCGGGCGCTACGACGAATACTTCCGCACCTATCCCCACCCGCTGCTGACCGTGGACGCCAGCGGCTATGACTTTGTGGGCAAAGAGGCCGACGAGCAGGCCATTGTGGAGCAAATAGAGGCGGCGCTGGCAGCGGCGAGCGCGGCGGACTGA
- a CDS encoding UDP-N-acetylmuramoyl-L-alanyl-D-glutamate--2,6-diaminopimelate ligase, protein MLLRDLAHSLDVVPEEGVWPDLDLTGITHNAAWVQPGNVFVAIRGARFDGHSFLDDVAARGAVAVLGEGLPDGVSSPLPYLQVASARAALADAAAALAGHPGRALKVVGVTGTDGKTTTSWLTRHLLRAAGLPTGLLSTVGYELPDGQLRHFPAHFTTPEAPQVQATLRDMANAGGAAVVLEASSHALALDRVRGVPWAVAVWTHLSSEHLDFHGTLENYFADKRKLIERAPFAVLNADDPWTAQLRGIAPAEITYSAEGQHADWQARGVQETADGLHFEVISPLGQFAVHLPMIGRFNVANALAGMAAAAYLGATAEQLVAGLASFRGVPGRMELVAGAATAPRVIVDFAHTPPSLEKVLTMLRATTAGQLWVVLGSAGGLRDPSKRAPLGEVASRLANHAVFTEEDHRDTPLAGILAEMERGAREGGQANFVSIPDRAEAIAHAIHAARPGDTVLLAGKGPEDTLERNGETLAWNEVEVARAALAGRRE, encoded by the coding sequence ATGCTTCTCCGTGACCTTGCCCACAGCCTAGATGTTGTCCCCGAAGAGGGCGTGTGGCCCGACCTCGACCTGACCGGAATTACCCACAACGCCGCATGGGTGCAACCCGGTAACGTGTTCGTCGCCATTCGCGGCGCTCGGTTCGACGGGCACAGCTTTCTGGACGATGTGGCCGCACGCGGGGCAGTGGCAGTCTTGGGTGAAGGCCTGCCAGACGGCGTTTCTTCCCCCTTGCCCTATTTGCAGGTGGCCTCGGCGCGGGCTGCGTTGGCCGATGCAGCGGCGGCATTGGCGGGCCATCCGGGGCGGGCACTGAAGGTGGTGGGCGTGACCGGAACCGACGGTAAAACCACCACCAGTTGGCTGACCCGGCACCTGTTACGGGCCGCCGGACTGCCCACCGGCCTGCTGAGTACGGTGGGCTACGAACTGCCAGACGGCCAGTTGCGCCACTTCCCGGCCCATTTCACCACGCCCGAAGCGCCGCAAGTGCAGGCCACCCTGCGCGATATGGCTAACGCGGGCGGCGCGGCAGTGGTTCTAGAAGCCAGCAGCCACGCCCTCGCTCTAGACCGGGTGCGCGGCGTGCCGTGGGCGGTGGCGGTCTGGACTCACCTCAGCTCCGAGCATCTGGATTTTCATGGCACTCTAGAAAATTACTTTGCCGACAAGCGCAAGCTGATCGAACGTGCCCCGTTTGCCGTCCTAAACGCCGACGACCCCTGGACGGCCCAACTGCGCGGCATCGCTCCCGCCGAAATCACCTATTCGGCAGAGGGCCAGCATGCCGACTGGCAGGCACGCGGGGTGCAGGAAACGGCAGACGGCCTACATTTCGAGGTTATTTCGCCTCTGGGCCAGTTCGCGGTGCACCTGCCCATGATCGGGCGATTCAATGTGGCAAATGCTTTGGCGGGTATGGCGGCGGCGGCGTACTTGGGGGCCACTGCCGAGCAGTTGGTAGCGGGCCTGGCGTCGTTCCGGGGCGTGCCGGGGCGCATGGAATTGGTGGCTGGCGCTGCAACCGCACCCCGCGTGATCGTGGATTTTGCCCATACGCCGCCCAGTTTGGAAAAAGTGCTGACTATGCTGCGGGCCACCACTGCCGGGCAACTGTGGGTGGTGCTGGGGTCGGCGGGCGGGTTGCGCGACCCCAGCAAACGTGCGCCGCTGGGTGAGGTGGCCTCGCGCTTGGCCAACCACGCCGTCTTTACCGAAGAAGACCACCGCGATACCCCGCTGGCCGGCATTCTGGCCGAAATGGAACGCGGAGCGCGGGAGGGCGGTCAGGCCAATTTCGTGTCTATTCCAGACCGCGCCGAAGCCATCGCCCACGCGATTCATGCGGCCCGGCCCGGCGACACCGTACTGCTGGCCGGAAAAGGCCCCGAAGATACACTGGAGCGGAACGGGGAAACGTTGGCCTGGAATGAGGTAGAGGTAGCGCGGGCAGCGTTGGCAGGGCGCAGGGAGTAG
- a CDS encoding FmdB family transcriptional regulator — MPTYLYKNTLTGEVYELRQSMRDEAYTTHPETGVAVKRILARPSIAFKGSGFYVNDSRPAANGDSGGGSSSGSSSSSSSSSGSSSGSSDGGSKGKSGGE, encoded by the coding sequence ATGCCGACGTACCTGTACAAAAACACCCTGACCGGAGAGGTCTACGAACTGCGCCAGAGCATGCGCGACGAAGCCTACACCACCCACCCCGAAACTGGCGTAGCAGTCAAGCGCATTCTGGCGCGGCCCAGCATCGCCTTTAAGGGCAGCGGCTTTTATGTCAACGATTCCCGCCCCGCCGCCAACGGTGATTCGGGCGGCGGCTCGTCTTCGGGTTCCAGCTCCAGCAGCAGTTCTTCCAGCGGCAGCAGCAGCGGTTCTTCCGATGGAGGCAGCAAGGGCAAGAGCGGCGGCGAATGA
- a CDS encoding GNAT family N-acetyltransferase — translation MSTKDGRIRWAIPADASASAWVHVSSWQDTYAGLMPADFLAGMTNIAAQERRRTFWERHVGSPDHVTLVAELGGEVVAFVSGGPAREHPGYDAELHTLYALPHAKGLGLGRRLSAALAEELQARGFQSLFLWVLDVNPTRAFYLHLGGREAGEKIELIPGGELREIKVVWDDLDALISKS, via the coding sequence GTGAGCACGAAAGACGGACGCATCCGGTGGGCAATCCCTGCCGATGCGTCCGCTTCGGCTTGGGTACACGTCAGCAGTTGGCAAGACACCTACGCCGGACTCATGCCCGCAGATTTTTTGGCAGGCATGACCAATATCGCCGCACAGGAACGCCGCCGTACTTTTTGGGAACGGCATGTAGGCAGTCCCGATCACGTCACGTTGGTAGCTGAACTTGGCGGAGAGGTGGTGGCCTTCGTTTCCGGTGGCCCGGCCCGCGAGCATCCCGGCTACGATGCCGAACTCCATACCCTATACGCCCTGCCGCACGCCAAAGGCTTGGGCCTCGGCCGCCGCCTCAGCGCTGCTTTGGCAGAAGAATTGCAGGCACGCGGTTTTCAGTCCCTCTTCCTCTGGGTGCTGGACGTGAACCCCACCCGTGCCTTCTACCTGCATCTGGGTGGACGCGAGGCAGGGGAGAAGATAGAACTTATTCCGGGCGGAGAGTTGCGCGAAATTAAGGTTGTCTGGGACGACTTGGACGCTTTGATTTCGAAAAGTTGA
- the glmS gene encoding glutamine--fructose-6-phosphate transaminase (isomerizing), which translates to MCGIVGYIGSRQAQDVLISGLAKLEYRGYDSAGVAIRNGTHIEVKKKAGKLANLSTLLEGKPLEGTLGIGHTRWATHGLPNDTNAHPHATEDGRIVIIHNGIIENYLTLKAGLMERGHSFKSETDSEVLAHLIEEAYSGDLYEAVRAALGQVRGAYGIVVTHVDHREIVAARTVSPLVMGVGEGEMFLASDVPALLSYTRKMVFLHDGDMVVLHDDGFRITDLAGNTVVRDIEHIDWDAEAAEKGGYDTYMLKEIYEQPTALTNTLIGRLHDETGEVNLDINLDPASFKRISIIACGTAYYAGLVGEYLIEQLARIPVEVDVASEYRYRSPLVSENTLAIVVSQSGETIDTLEALREAKKHGAKTLGVINAKGSSMTRELDDTLYIHAGPEIGVASTKAYTAQVSAMLMLALWLARARNTLTDEKAKELLHAARELPRLVEEALAPDRVEAIKKVAEKYAHARDYLFLGRGVNAPTALEGALKLKEISYIHAEGYAAGEMKHGPIALIDENLPVVVIATESFLLEKTISNLQEVRARAGKVIALLSDGDTANAVHADDVLYVPRAHEMVSPIVNVIALQLLSYFTATALGKDVDKPRNLAKSVTVE; encoded by the coding sequence ATGTGTGGAATCGTAGGGTATATCGGCAGTCGGCAGGCGCAGGACGTTCTCATTTCGGGCCTCGCCAAGTTGGAATACCGCGGCTATGACAGCGCGGGCGTGGCTATTCGCAACGGCACGCACATTGAGGTCAAGAAGAAGGCGGGCAAACTGGCCAACCTGAGTACGCTGCTGGAAGGCAAGCCGCTGGAAGGCACGCTGGGCATCGGCCACACGCGCTGGGCCACGCACGGCCTGCCCAACGACACCAACGCGCACCCGCACGCCACCGAAGACGGGCGTATCGTGATCATTCACAACGGAATCATTGAGAATTACCTGACCCTGAAAGCGGGCCTAATGGAGCGCGGCCACAGCTTTAAGAGCGAAACCGACAGCGAAGTGCTGGCCCACCTGATCGAAGAAGCCTACTCCGGCGACCTGTACGAAGCGGTTCGGGCCGCGCTGGGACAGGTGCGCGGCGCTTACGGCATCGTGGTGACACACGTGGATCACCGCGAAATCGTGGCGGCCCGCACGGTCAGCCCGTTGGTCATGGGCGTGGGCGAGGGCGAGATGTTCCTGGCGTCCGACGTGCCCGCGCTGCTGTCCTACACGCGCAAGATGGTCTTCCTGCACGACGGCGATATGGTGGTGCTGCACGACGACGGCTTCCGCATTACCGACCTGGCCGGAAACACCGTTGTGCGCGACATCGAGCATATCGATTGGGACGCCGAAGCTGCCGAGAAGGGCGGCTACGACACGTACATGCTCAAGGAAATCTACGAGCAGCCCACTGCCCTGACCAACACCCTCATTGGCCGCCTGCACGACGAAACGGGCGAGGTGAATCTGGACATCAACCTTGATCCGGCCAGCTTCAAGCGCATCAGTATTATCGCGTGTGGTACGGCCTATTACGCCGGACTGGTGGGCGAATACCTGATCGAGCAACTGGCCCGGATTCCGGTAGAAGTGGACGTGGCGAGCGAGTACCGTTACCGCTCGCCGCTGGTCAGCGAGAACACCCTGGCGATTGTGGTATCTCAATCGGGCGAGACGATTGACACGCTGGAAGCCCTGCGCGAAGCCAAGAAGCACGGCGCGAAAACCCTCGGCGTCATCAATGCCAAGGGCAGCTCCATGACCCGTGAACTGGACGACACGCTGTACATCCATGCCGGCCCCGAAATCGGCGTGGCGAGTACCAAGGCGTACACGGCGCAGGTGTCGGCCATGCTGATGCTGGCGCTCTGGCTGGCCCGCGCCCGCAACACCCTGACCGACGAAAAAGCCAAAGAACTGCTGCATGCCGCTCGCGAACTGCCGCGTCTGGTGGAAGAAGCGTTGGCCCCGGATCGCGTCGAAGCCATCAAGAAAGTGGCCGAGAAATACGCCCACGCCCGCGATTACCTGTTCCTCGGGCGTGGCGTGAATGCCCCCACCGCCCTTGAGGGTGCGCTGAAGCTGAAGGAAATCAGCTACATCCACGCCGAAGGCTACGCAGCGGGCGAGATGAAGCACGGCCCGATTGCCCTGATCGACGAGAATCTGCCTGTGGTGGTCATCGCCACCGAGAGCTTCCTGCTGGAGAAAACCATCAGCAACTTGCAGGAAGTGCGGGCGCGGGCGGGCAAAGTCATTGCCCTGCTGAGCGACGGCGACACCGCCAATGCCGTACACGCCGACGACGTGCTGTACGTGCCCCGCGCACACGAGATGGTCAGCCCGATTGTGAACGTGATCGCGCTGCAATTGCTGAGCTACTTCACAGCAACAGCACTTGGTAAGGACGTGGATAAGCCCCGCAACCTCGCCAAGAGTGTGACGGTTGAATAA
- a CDS encoding TAXI family TRAP transporter solute-binding subunit, with translation MKRTLLTSLLLTLPAAQAAAPPTLNVATGSPTGTYSAMFKNVGLVCTQSAYLRERGTSGSLENIDLLLNNEVSLAFVQSDVLKARQQIDQDARVEGIRTLLPLHREELHLLAKPPTSSKNIFGRVTVTGIQTFADLKGKRVGAWGGSIVTAKVVSAMTGVPYQIVTMKDQPSAIAALNAGQVDAVLAVVGQPATWVKGLSGLNMVPVPSNAKLSAIYAPAKLFYPNLSAQSVSTISVQSVLATRDFKTADKKQLLLDYQKCAMNKLVNLQEDEGMHPKWQEVNFKTWPWPQYK, from the coding sequence ATGAAACGCACCCTATTGACCTCACTCTTGCTGACCCTGCCTGCGGCTCAGGCCGCCGCCCCGCCCACCCTGAATGTCGCTACAGGCAGTCCCACCGGAACCTACAGCGCCATGTTCAAAAACGTGGGCCTCGTGTGCACCCAGAGCGCCTATCTGCGCGAGCGCGGCACCAGCGGCAGCCTGGAAAACATAGACCTGCTGCTGAACAACGAAGTTTCCTTGGCCTTCGTGCAAAGCGATGTGCTCAAGGCCCGCCAGCAAATTGACCAAGACGCGCGTGTAGAAGGCATTCGCACCCTGCTGCCGCTGCACCGCGAGGAACTTCATCTGCTCGCCAAGCCGCCCACCTCCAGCAAGAATATTTTTGGGCGCGTGACCGTGACCGGAATCCAGACCTTTGCCGACCTGAAGGGCAAACGGGTGGGCGCGTGGGGCGGCAGTATCGTGACCGCCAAAGTGGTGAGCGCCATGACCGGGGTGCCCTACCAGATCGTGACCATGAAGGATCAGCCCAGCGCCATTGCCGCCCTGAATGCCGGACAGGTAGACGCCGTGCTGGCCGTCGTGGGGCAGCCTGCCACCTGGGTCAAGGGCCTCAGCGGGCTGAACATGGTGCCGGTGCCCAGCAACGCCAAACTGTCGGCCATCTACGCGCCTGCCAAGCTGTTTTATCCAAATCTGTCGGCCCAGAGCGTGTCTACCATTTCGGTGCAAAGCGTACTGGCGACCCGCGACTTTAAGACCGCAGACAAAAAGCAGTTGCTGCTGGACTACCAGAAATGCGCCATGAACAAGCTGGTGAACTTGCAGGAAGACGAGGGAATGCACCCCAAATGGCAGGAGGTGAATTTTAAAACTTGGCCTTGGCCGCAGTACAAGTGA
- a CDS encoding deoxynucleoside kinase, which yields MYVAVSGNIGSGKSTLTRMLAERYGLRPVYEPYTDNPYLEDFYRDMRRYSFHSQVYFLSRRLEQHLNLVTGARYVIQDRTVFEDANIFARNLYESGQMEERDWATYRGLYEGILPALRLPDLLIHIDASLTTLQSRIAQRGRSYEQTIPEAYLGGLNRLYDGWVAGFDACPVVRVPGDQLDFVQDPAAFQWVCDRVQAFGFGLPLLR from the coding sequence ATGTACGTCGCCGTTTCAGGCAACATCGGCAGCGGCAAAAGCACCCTGACGCGGATGCTGGCCGAGCGCTACGGCCTGCGCCCCGTGTACGAACCGTATACCGACAACCCGTATCTGGAAGACTTCTACCGCGATATGCGGCGCTATTCCTTCCATTCTCAGGTGTATTTCCTCAGCCGCCGCCTGGAGCAACACCTGAATCTGGTCACTGGGGCCCGGTACGTCATTCAAGACCGCACCGTGTTCGAGGACGCCAACATTTTTGCCCGCAACCTGTACGAATCGGGCCAGATGGAAGAGCGTGACTGGGCCACCTACCGGGGGCTGTACGAGGGGATTTTGCCTGCTCTGCGCCTGCCTGACCTGCTGATTCACATCGACGCCAGCCTGACCACCCTGCAAAGCCGCATAGCCCAGCGGGGCCGCAGCTACGAGCAGACCATTCCCGAAGCGTACTTGGGTGGGTTAAACCGCCTGTACGACGGGTGGGTGGCAGGTTTCGACGCCTGCCCGGTGGTGCGCGTGCCCGGCGATCAGTTGGACTTTGTGCAAGACCCCGCCGCGTTTCAATGGGTGTGTGACCGCGTGCAGGCCTTTGGATTTGGTTTGCCGTTGTTGAGGTAG
- a CDS encoding S1C family serine protease: MTPGTPRPSDAAELQVQADVSRTGTPVSAARPKRPLAPMLAVALLLSAAVAGAYVTGRVSAQRALVTSDEINTVEVVQKSIQAVVRVDSRLRKEFLQPGDDPIEVGTGFFYKKDLIVTNYHVIQYQESVSVTLSNGRRVNARIEGVDPGIDIAILRVTGVTAPKTLSFGQSARLIPGQKLISIGTPLRIQNFVGAGIFSVMVSPRDVPRNDNLGSEIGQYISTTTSIQPGNSGGPILDSRGAVVGVADLNAAPSGLIPGTIGIAIPGDLVKQSLDDLEKIGVPQRGTLGVTLVDLDTLDPALRSLAGLNSSEGALVDEVPAGSAAARAALRGSLRNSKDQFLAPLGDIIVAVDGQRVQNSFDVIRIVAAKRPGQTVTLRLWRNKKSVDVKVTLLRRTLQ; this comes from the coding sequence ATGACCCCCGGCACGCCCCGGCCCTCTGACGCGGCAGAGCTTCAGGTGCAGGCGGATGTTTCCCGCACTGGAACGCCTGTGAGTGCAGCACGGCCTAAGCGCCCGCTTGCGCCTATGCTGGCCGTTGCCCTGCTGCTGTCAGCGGCGGTGGCGGGCGCGTATGTCACGGGGCGCGTCTCTGCCCAGCGTGCCCTCGTCACGTCCGATGAAATCAATACCGTCGAAGTGGTGCAGAAGTCTATTCAGGCGGTGGTGCGCGTGGATTCGCGGCTCCGCAAGGAATTTTTGCAGCCCGGCGACGATCCCATAGAAGTGGGCACGGGATTCTTTTACAAAAAAGATCTGATCGTGACCAATTACCACGTCATTCAGTATCAGGAATCGGTGAGCGTGACGCTGTCGAACGGGCGGCGCGTGAACGCCAGAATTGAAGGCGTAGACCCCGGCATAGACATTGCCATTTTGCGCGTGACCGGCGTTACGGCCCCCAAAACCCTGAGCTTCGGCCAGAGCGCCCGCCTGATTCCCGGCCAAAAACTGATCAGCATCGGGACGCCGCTCCGCATCCAAAACTTTGTGGGCGCAGGCATTTTTAGCGTGATGGTCAGCCCCCGTGACGTGCCACGCAACGACAATCTGGGATCGGAAATCGGGCAGTACATTTCTACGACCACCAGCATCCAGCCCGGCAATAGCGGCGGCCCAATCCTGGATTCTCGCGGCGCGGTGGTGGGTGTGGCCGACCTGAACGCTGCCCCCAGCGGTCTGATTCCCGGCACCATCGGCATCGCCATTCCCGGCGATCTGGTCAAACAAAGTTTGGATGATCTGGAGAAAATTGGCGTCCCTCAGCGCGGCACTCTGGGTGTCACGCTGGTAGACCTGGACACGCTTGACCCGGCCCTCCGCAGTCTGGCGGGCCTGAACAGCAGCGAAGGCGCACTGGTGGACGAAGTGCCCGCTGGAAGCGCCGCCGCACGGGCCGCCCTGCGCGGTTCGCTCCGCAACAGCAAAGATCAGTTCTTGGCTCCCCTCGGAGACATCATCGTGGCGGTGGACGGCCAACGGGTGCAAAACTCGTTCGATGTGATCCGTATCGTGGCGGCCAAACGGCCCGGCCAGACGGTGACGTTGCGGCTGTGGCGCAACAAGAAGAGTGTAGATGTGAAGGTGACGTTGCTGCGGCGCACGTTGCAGTAA